From the Papaver somniferum cultivar HN1 chromosome 2, ASM357369v1, whole genome shotgun sequence genome, the window ATTGTAGACGGAAAATCTCATCTGTATCAAATATAGCATTACCTGAATCAGTAAGAGAGGGCAGTTAATTACATCTCCTGAACCAGGGGCAATATAAAGGAGCTCATCCGAGCATGGAAATGGAGGTTTCAATGCATCCATGCAGATGAACTGGTCAAGACGAATATCAGCATCCGCCTCGATGAACATGACACCTTCACCTATGCATTCTACAACTAACTTTCCCCCATAAGGTGTTTCTCGTACCCTCCCAGCAAATGGGTAGTAAAAGACAAGTGCATCAGCTATGGCTTTTCTGATGACATCGACTGGGTCTGATGTTCTACATTCTATAACAATGTTGTCATCATTTCCATTGTTACGATAGAATTGAATAACTGGTGTGTGAAAACGAAGACGTTCATCGATATCTGAGAGAAACTTAAGTTCATGAGGTGTTGGTTTTGATGGGGATATCAGTTCTGGATCTTTCCTTCTAACCGTGAACGTTAATGTTTCACACGTCGAGGAAATCATTTTTCTGGCGAGAGTTTGAGTGAGAAGGTATAGGAACTAATCTTCGATATATATAATGAACTGAACTCAAACTTAAGGGATGACGGACTAAGCAGAGATCCACTTCGCGTAAATTTATGATCAGATTGATAAAGGAAAaaactttatttatttgttcGTATTAAGTAGTGACAAAGCATCTTCTGTCCTCGACTAACATATGAAGATATATGTTCCTTCGGATCTTATACTACAGAGACACATCTTAAGTTTTAACTAAGCTATGATTATTTCTTTTAATGTTAATCGCCTAGTGAGTTATATTCTAAGCAAACTAAGAATGTATATCTGTTTTCCTtctggaaaaagaagaaaaaaaaaacgtattATTACTTTTTTGAAGTAATTGGAAAcggaactagtcataaaaacctaagatgaccaaacttgtggtacaaaaaccccatttaaatGTTGACATCAATTAAAACTTCattttaaacaaaattgatacaaaaacccccaaatttttaaaaagtgatagaaaaaccccaaatttcaaaattggtttcaccaaaattttctgggatttttgtgttacttttgttttgatgaggtttttgtgttacttttgttttgatgggttttttatgattggatagtgacacctttgggattATAACTCGTGGACCGAATTGGAAATTAGAAGAATAATTAACACAAAAACTCAAACTTAAATTGGAGATTATAAAAATAATAAGGGAGAAAATAATCTGTAGGTATTAGCATTTGACAGCATTTCAGGAGTATGTCACAGTACATGTAAAACACACAATCAAAGTTCCACCCAAGTACTCGCTTGGTATAGAATCCGATATTTTTCGTTTTTGAAACCTAATTTAACGTACAATGTTATTTTCATGTTGTGAACTACATTCCTAAAAAAATTTAACGCATTGCACTATATGCAATTTCACCATCTATTGGTTTGAATTTTATCGGTTCATTATTAACTGTTCAAATTCGAATCCGCAGATAGTGGGATTACTTATCACGCAATATGTACTAATTTTTTACAACGCAATGCGAAGATTTGCTCCCTAAAAGCTTCTGATTAATCTTTAGTTCAGCTCgatttataaagataaataattttGAATTAAAAGGCTAACGCTAAGATTATTGAGCGAGCTGCCAATAATTCCACCTTGGGAAAGCACGTACTAGGCTGTAGAGCGTCCATGAGCTCTCTCGGATCCATGCAAAACATAGCTTAACACTAATCCGTTATAATATTTTTGAATCCGAACAAAGAATGCCCCGAAACTTCGTACGTCCCTGACAACATCGGCCTTGCTAGTTAAGGAATCACTGTTTAATTAAAAATGACAGGTTGGTTATCTTAATCTGTCCACAGTTGTTGTTTGTTTAAGGAATCtttgtttaattaaaaatatgAAGTTGATTATCTTAATTTGTCGACCATAGTTTTTTAATACCAAGTTGCTTATCTGAATTTGTTCCCAGTTTCTCCAAACTAAACTCTATTAATACCTCTAATAAGTTCCTCAAGAATCCAGATAACCTACCAATAATCTCATCAACATTCTTCTCTTTGTTGTTTTTCTAATGGATTTGTTAAAACCAAGTCCAGCAAACTCATCACCATTGACACCACTAGGGTTTCTGGAAAGAGCAGCAACTGTATATGGTGATTGCACATCCATCATTTACAATAAAACAACTTACACATGGAAACAAACAAACCGTAGATGTCTTCAACTCgcttcatctttgaaatcaatgGGTATTCAACGTGGAGATGTCATCTCAGTTTTATCACCAAATCTTCCTGCTATGTATGAACTTCATTTTGCTGTACCTATGAGTGGCGCCATATTGAACACTATTAATACACGTCTCGATGCACATGCTCTTTCAGTAATACTTCGTCATAATGAATCAAAACTCGtatttgttgattttctttctcgTTCCTTAATTCTTGAAGCTTTTTCTCTCTTACCATCTGAGAACAAATCTCCTTCACTCATCTTCATCATGGATGATGAGGTAAACTCAACCTTAACCGCTGATTGTATTGATCTTGATTTTACTTATGAGGGTTTGATTAATAAAGGTGATCCTGATTTCAAGTGGGTACGACCTAATAGAGAATTGGATCCGATGGTGTTGAACTACACATCCGGTACGACATCATCTCCTAAAGGGGTAGTCCATTCTCATCGTGGTCTATTCATCACGACCCTCGATTCTCTAATGGATTGGTGTGTACCGAAGCAACCCGTCTTTCTCTGGACCCTGGCAATGTTTCATTCGAACGGGTGGTCTTTTCCTTGGGGTATGGCGGCCGTTGGGGGGACTAACATTTGTCTACGTAAATTTGATGCTGCTTCAGTGTATGGGTTGATCTGCCAACACAGCGTTACGCATATGTGTGGCGCACCAGTTGTGTTGAACATGTTAGCAAACAATCCGAGTAAGGAACCATTATCAGACCAAGTTCAAATTTTAACTGCCGGAGCTCCGCCGCCTGCGACGGTACTCTTTCGAATCGAGTCTCTTGGATTTATAGTTAGTCATGGTTATGGATTAACCGAAACAGCTGGATGCGTCGTGTCGTGTGCATGGAAACATGAGTGGGACAAATTTCCCGCAACAGAACGTGCAAGGTTGAAAGCGAGACAAGGTGTGAGAACAATAGGAATGACTGAAATCGATGTGTTAGATCCTGACTCCGGTTTGAGTGTTAAACGAGATGGTTCTTCTACTGGTGAAATCGTTTTACGAGGTGCGTCGATTTTGTTAGGCTATTTTAAGGACCTGGAAGGTACGGAGAAAAGCTTAAAAACTGATGGATGGTTTTACACAGGAGATGTGGGTGTGATGCATCCTGATGGGTATATAGAGATAAAAGatagatctaaagatgtgattataagtggtggagagaatataAGCAGTGTAGAAGTTGAATCAGTGTTATATTCGCACCCAGCAATCAATGAAGCAGCCGTGGTAGCTCGACCAGACAAATTTTGGGGGGAGACACCTTGCGCTTTTGTGAGTTTAAAGTCCAAATTCAACAGTCTTTCTGAAAATGATATCATCGAGTTTTGCAGGGAAAAGCTGCCTCATTACATGGTCCCGAAAACAGTTATTTTTGAAGAATTTCTTCCTAAAACCACAACCGGTAAAATACAGAAATTTAAGCTTAAGAGCAAAGCTAAAAACTTGGGTTTAAGTCGCGTAGAAAGTCGACTTTAAGTGTTTCTACCATGAGTTTATTCGAAAGACTACAAACTGTGCAAGTAGTATATAGAACATGGTTGTAATTCATATTTGGTGATTCCTCAGTCCTTCGGCGACATATGTATCTACGAAAATTGTAATAACATTTAATTACCTTGAATAATAAAAagtattttttccttttcatcattcTGTTTTTCTGTTTTTCTTGATCGACGAATATATAATATTTACATGCAAAAGTATTATAGACATGCAGTTAATAAAGTGGAACTCCTAATTACATGAAACCAATTAACCCACAGACTATTTTCGGAACTGGTATTGTACGTGGAGTGTGTATGCAAAAATTTAAGTTGAATTCTAATATATTTTCTAGAATTAAGATTGTTGGACAGTTGTAGATGATTGTATGAGATCATTTCCCCTGGATATAGTTGTAGATGATTAAGGGTGCAACTTAATTTGACTTGAGGCTCGATGCCGAAAACCTGACTATTCGCCGGGCATAGTTGATTGTCGTCAGGTTCATCCCCGGGCCTGTTTAAATCTAGTCCCGACTCTCTGAAGAGAAATTGGGATTTGTTGGAGTTATGCATCGGGCTACTAAAAGGACTTGAATTCAACATATAATGTAATATCCTAAATTATGTGACCAAATTGTATTTGTGAATTAAATTTGGTTATCGAAGATTAACGTCTACGATGGAAACAGCTAGGAAAAACTGTTTTGCATCTTAAGATTATACTAATAGAATTCTACATAAAGATTTATGATGAAAAAACCAAAGTATCTTCCTGAAGCGCCTCACAGGAATCTTAGGTTTCTTTGGCTAAGCATGGGTCATAGGAGCATCTCCAACGGGTTGTGGTGTGCTTCCTACGTGGTTCATGTAAGAACACATCCTTTAAAAACTTAAAGTCTAATATTTTCATAATTCTAGGAATACCAGAAAGATAGTCTCCAACCATATATATCTCTACATTGGTCAGGAACTTTTTAAACCCTTGATTTTAAAAGTAAATATTTGATCCATATGTTAACAAACCATAGATATTGGTGACTAGGATGTTTACATCCTCTAAAGTCTAAAAGAACCTCTAAAATCAGAGGATGAGTTTGAGGATGTTAGTGTAACTACCTTCCATATCACCTTCACAATTAGCCCTCACATTCTAGTTGGAGAAGGATTTTAATTAAAAACCGTATAAATCCTATGTGGCCAAGCTTACAGGAAGTTAAGAGTgtcccattggagatgctctaaatctTAGTTCCGAATTTCCCGCGTACGTACTCAATTTCAGCATAGATCTTAGACCATGAGAAAATGATTTCGAGTTGGACTCTGGCTCGTGATAAAAATTATTaatcatgtttgatgtctcaaataTCAAGAAAACCATTTTTCTAGCTAATGAGTGTTGTTGCAATCATTTTACTGAACCATTGGTTAGTCTATACTAATCCGAACATATTTTTTTTGTCTCTTGGAGTAGTTGGACAATTTCCCATTGTTGATGCCCTTACACGGTTTTGTTTGTTGATTGCTTGTTGTAGTAATTCAATATGAAGGACCAAGAGTTTGAGCCAAATTACATGAACTCATTTCATGAACTTTGGTTATTtgctcttttctttctttttacggATGAAAGATACTTCAATCCTACTTAATACGAAcaaataaacaaattacaatggATCACCATACCTTCATTCATCTGATCATGAATTCAAGCAACGTGCATCATTTACCGGATGAACCTAATCTAGTTTAGTCCTTACCCCTTATGCTTGAGTTCAGTATATATGTAAGTATATATCAACATCCATTCCTATATTTTCACATTGACAATCATATTAGAAACATGATGACTCCATCCACAATTGAGACATTAGTGTTCACAACTAGAAAGAAAGAGCCAGAATTAATATCTCCATCTAGGCCAACACCCCATGAATTTAAGTATCTCTCAGATATTGATGACcgttttcgttttcattcacCGGTTATTCAACTCTATCGTAACAATAAAAGGAACAGCAAAGTCGATAGAAAATCAGATCCCGTAGATGTGATCAGAGAAGCTATAGCAAATGCCCTTGTCTTTTATTACCCATTTGCCGGAAGGGTAAGGGAATCACCTTTCGGGGGAAAGCTAGTTGTAGAATGCACCGGTGAAGGTGTAATGTTTATCGAGGCTGATGCTGATATTTGTCTCGACCAGTTCAACAATATTAATGACTTGAAGCCTCCATTTCCATGCTTGAATGAACTTCTTTATCTTGTCCCCGGCTCAGTAGATCTGATTAACATCCCTCTCTTATTAATTCAGGTAAAATTGTACATTTACATCACCACTGTTATTCACTAGCACAGTCTAGCGTACAGTATGCATGTACAAGGGAAACCGACCAAGATCCAATTGGTGAACTacatttttcttccaaatatatACTCTATACCATCCTAATGCTTAAACTGTCATTTACAGGTGACTCGATTTTTATGCGGAGGATTCATTTTAGCCGTTAGGTCCAACCACACTATTAGTGACGCTCAGGGATTAAAGCAGTTCTTGATGGCTCTTGGTGAAATTGCTCGCGGCTATGAATCTCCATTCGTGCTTCCTGTTTGGCAAAGGGAACTCCTAAGCTCTCATGAACTCCCAGAAACACCAAACAAAGAGTGCGATCTTTTTCATAGAACCAGAGGTATCTCTCTTCCTTTCGGTCAAAACCAAGAAGTCCATCGTACTTTCTTTTTCGGTAAGCAAGAGATGATATCTCTAAAGAAACACTTGCCTCCACATCTTCATACATGTTCAAATTTTGAGATCCTCACTGCATGCTTATGGAGATGTCGAACATTAGCATTCaatcttgatcccaaagaagacgTCCGTCTCTTTTTTAGTGTCAACGGGCGTGGAAAAGACCGCCTCAATTTGCCCGAAGGATTCTACGGTAATGCTCTTGGTTGCGGGATGGCATCCTCAACAGCAGAGAACATATGTAGAAACTCTTTCGAATATACATTAGATTTGGTTGTGAAATCCAAGAACAAACTTCTCAACACAGACACTAAAGAAGATAAGGGCACAACATTGAAGAACAAGATGTTAAAATCATGGACTGATTTTACAACTAACTATGCTTTGGTTGGGAATCACTACTTTGTTACAGATATAACACGTGCAAGATTTTCCGAAGTGGATTATGGATGGGGGAAAGCAGTGTATGCTGGGCCAATGATAGTGCATCATATTCCAAACCCTGAAGATAGCAGCTTCTACATCCCTTATGAAAATAGCAAAGGAGAGTACGGTATTTATGTGCCTATTTGCCTACGGCAGCAATTCATGAAGAGGTTTGTAGTCGAGCTTGGAAGAATGATTAGCGAGCCACCTATAAAGTTGaataatcaatttcagacatcAAAAAAACCAGTTCGTTCTGCTCTTTAACTTGTTAATCATTCACTAATCCTTCTACTATGGTGAACGGAACCGGTGGTGATCACATTATAAAAAGTCATGTCCATAATCTTTATGAAAGttatgctaaaaaaaaaaaaaatggtggtgtACAAGTTATACAAGAAGATCGGATTTGTGAGCCAAGCTCAAAAAGGCAAAAGGAGTCTACAAATTAGTGTTTTGCGTGTGCGGATTTAGCCGTTAATATTGTGATGTATTGCGGATGCTCCATATCAATATTGAAGCACCATTTATAGTTCATCTTAGAATTACTTTGAATATATCAAGTATGCCCTTGGTTCTAGTATAAATTAGAAGAGATAAGGCTAAAGGAAGGAGTTTTTGGTTTTAGAATATTGTGTGAAGAATGAGAGGttctcttctttcaaacctaattgttatctctagggggaattagatcatctaattctagagtatcaactaTACTACTCTCATAATCTTatagtttccaatttaattgggtagaaattgtaaattatttgagaagaatctccatttttaggttcttcctttattcaaagggtagaagaaactaaattggttgattatttatccatttcaagttatcaatttcaatttattttcattgtAAGCTTCTGCTTCTCATCATTTGGTATCAAGAACTTTGGTTTGATTCTCAATGGGAAAAGGTGTGATTGGTGAAGATATTTGTGTTTGAGGTGAACACTACTAATCTCTTTCTCAAGTATTTTGGGTTGACTTTTATGTTCTTTGATAGTATTTTCAAATTGGGTTTTTCAATCATATATTGATTTCACTATGGTTTACAAAAGAGAAGTTAATCTGGGTAGGATTCATTCAAAGGAT encodes:
- the LOC113352344 gene encoding benzyl alcohol O-benzoyltransferase-like, with the protein product MMTPSTIETLVFTTRKKEPELISPSRPTPHEFKYLSDIDDRFRFHSPVIQLYRNNKRNSKVDRKSDPVDVIREAIANALVFYYPFAGRVRESPFGGKLVVECTGEGVMFIEADADICLDQFNNINDLKPPFPCLNELLYLVPGSVDLINIPLLLIQVTRFLCGGFILAVRSNHTISDAQGLKQFLMALGEIARGYESPFVLPVWQRELLSSHELPETPNKECDLFHRTRGISLPFGQNQEVHRTFFFGKQEMISLKKHLPPHLHTCSNFEILTACLWRCRTLAFNLDPKEDVRLFFSVNGRGKDRLNLPEGFYGNALGCGMASSTAENICRNSFEYTLDLVVKSKNKLLNTDTKEDKGTTLKNKMLKSWTDFTTNYALVGNHYFVTDITRARFSEVDYGWGKAVYAGPMIVHHIPNPEDSSFYIPYENSKGEYGIYVPICLRQQFMKRFVVELGRMISEPPIKLNNQFQTSKKPVRSAL
- the LOC113354198 gene encoding probable acyl-activating enzyme 6, encoding MDLLKPSPANSSPLTPLGFLERAATVYGDCTSIIYNKTTYTWKQTNRRCLQLASSLKSMGIQRGDVISVLSPNLPAMYELHFAVPMSGAILNTINTRLDAHALSVILRHNESKLVFVDFLSRSLILEAFSLLPSENKSPSLIFIMDDEVNSTLTADCIDLDFTYEGLINKGDPDFKWVRPNRELDPMVLNYTSGTTSSPKGVVHSHRGLFITTLDSLMDWCVPKQPVFLWTLAMFHSNGWSFPWGMAAVGGTNICLRKFDAASVYGLICQHSVTHMCGAPVVLNMLANNPSKEPLSDQVQILTAGAPPPATVLFRIESLGFIVSHGYGLTETAGCVVSCAWKHEWDKFPATERARLKARQGVRTIGMTEIDVLDPDSGLSVKRDGSSTGEIVLRGDVGVMHPDGYIEIKDRSKDVIISGGENISSVEVESVLYSHPAINEAAVVARPDKFWGETPCAFVSLKSKFNSLSENDIIEFCREKLPHYMVPKTVIFEEFLPKTTTGKIQKFKLKSKAKNLGLSRVESRL